One genomic region from Mycobacterium basiliense encodes:
- a CDS encoding MbtH family protein: MSTNPFDDDNGSFYVLANDEDQHSLWPAFADVPAGWRIVFGEDTRVNCLSYVEERWTDMRPKSLREAMAND; encoded by the coding sequence GTGAGTACCAATCCGTTTGACGACGACAATGGTTCGTTCTACGTCCTGGCCAACGATGAGGATCAGCACAGCCTGTGGCCGGCATTCGCTGATGTTCCCGCCGGCTGGCGCATCGTGTTCGGAGAGGACACCCGCGTCAATTGTCTGTCCTACGTTGAGGAGCGTTGGACCGACATGCGTCCCAAGAGCCTTCGCGAGGCAATGGCCAACGACTAA